Within Kutzneria chonburiensis, the genomic segment GTTGGCGGCCGCGGATGCTGCTGCCGCCGGGGCGTCGCCGGCCGAGGTTGAGCGGGCCGCCACGCGCGTGGCCGCCCGGGCTCGGACGTTTTTTTCCGTTGAGACGCTTGAGTATCTGCGTCGTGGCGGCCGTATCGGCACGACCGCCGCATTGGTCGGGACCGCGCTGTCGGTGAAGCCCCTTCTGCACGTCGAGGACGGCCGCATCGTGCCGCTGGAGAAGGTCCGCACCACCAGCCGCGCCATCGCCCGTCTCGTCGACCTCGCCGCCAATGCCGCCGGCCGCGGCCCGGTCGAGCTGGCCGTGCACCACCTGGCCGCTCCCGAACGGGCCGCGGAACTCGCCGCCAAGCTGGAGTCCCGCCTGCCCAACTCGCCCGGCTGCCTGATCTCCGAGGTGGGGGCGGTGATCGGCGCCCACACCGGTCCCGGGGTGCTGGGCGTGGTCGTCGTCCCGGGCGGCCTGAACCTCCCGGCCTGACCCCCAACCCACCAGAATGGCACACCCCGCCACCGCCTGACCCCAGCCAAGCCCACCTGTCCACAGCCCCCGACTTGTCCACATCTGGATCTTCACCAGCGCCGCCCCCACCCCGCCCCGCCCTAGCGTCGACGCCGTGCTCGATCGACTGCGCCCAGGCGCCACCGACCACACGGCCCAGGTACGCAAACGCCTGACCGAGGTGTTCGGCGACGCCGTGCCCGAACCGCAGGACGCGCCCGACAGTGACACGGCCGCAGGGCGGGCGGGTCCGTTGGTCGAGCGCTGGTTGCCCGGAGGCGCCCGGGTCCGCCGACCCCGAACGGCGGTACTCGCCCTCGCCGGCGCGGCGCTGATCGCCGCGTTGGCCGCTGCCCTGGGCATGTGGCTGAGCCGGCCCGTGCTGGAACAGCCACCGCACCTGCCCGCCCCCGCGACCCCAACCGCCGCGCACAGCGCGGGGTGGGCAGGCCGGGCCCGTCGCCCGGGCCGTTGGTCGTCAGCGTCGTCGGCAAGGTCGCCCGGCCAGGACTGGTCACGGTGCCCGACGGCTCCCGGGTCGCCGACGCACTGCGTGCCGCCGGCGGCTCACTGCCCGACGCTGACCTGTCCCAACTCAACCTGGCCCGCAAGCTGTCCGACGGCGAACAGGTCGCCGTCGGTGTGCCGCAGCCCCAGGCGGTTCCGGGGCAACCGCCCGGCAAGGTCAACCTCAACACGGCCACCGAGACCGAGCTGGAGACGCTGCCTGGCGTCGGACCCTCGATGGCGCAACGGATTCTCCAGTGGCGGACCAAGAACGGCCGCTTCCAGTCGGTCGACCAGCTCCGCGAGGTCGACGGTATCGGCGCCACCAGATTCGACCACCTGAAGGACTTGGTGCAGACATGACCACTACTCGGATCTTCCGTCGACACGCCGCGGTGTTCGCCCTGCCGGTCGCTCTCCTGTGCGGGCACCAGTTCTGGTGGTCGCTCGTCGTCGCCGTGGTGGCGCTCGGGATCGAGCTCGTCCGGTTCCTCCGATCGCCACTGTTCATGCGGATCCGGATCGAGCCGGCGGTCCGCGATGACTGACACCCGGATGGTGCCGGTCGCCCTGGTGGTGTGGGCGGTCGCCACGGTTGGCCTGGCGTGGGGCTGGCAGTTCAGCTGGCTACTCGGCTTTCTCGCTGCGGGCACGGCCTTGCTGGTGGCCTTCCGGTCGCTGCGCTGGCGTCCGCAGGCGGTGCTCGTGATCACCCTCGGCGCGTTGGCAACCTGTTGGATCGCAACGGTGATTCATGCATCGGCGACGAATCCGCTGCGGCAGGACGCGGAGCGGGG encodes:
- a CDS encoding ComEA family DNA-binding protein encodes the protein MGRPGPSPGPLVVSVVGKVARPGLVTVPDGSRVADALRAAGGSLPDADLSQLNLARKLSDGEQVAVGVPQPQAVPGQPPGKVNLNTATETELETLPGVGPSMAQRILQWRTKNGRFQSVDQLREVDGIGATRFDHLKDLVQT
- a CDS encoding DegV family protein — protein: MSVAVVTDSTAYLPEGFAERRSVRVIPLHVLVDGVGRLDGVDFGPVELAGALGERRTVTTSRANPAELAAEYRKALEDGAEAVVAVHLSGELSGTWNAAWMAAEEVGPDRVRIVDSRSTAMGLGFAALAAADAAAAGASPAEVERAATRVAARARTFFSVETLEYLRRGGRIGTTAALVGTALSVKPLLHVEDGRIVPLEKVRTTSRAIARLVDLAANAAGRGPVELAVHHLAAPERAAELAAKLESRLPNSPGCLISEVGAVIGAHTGPGVLGVVVVPGGLNLPA